In Granulicella arctica, one genomic interval encodes:
- a CDS encoding PadR family transcriptional regulator, with protein MDVRFFAKSTWPIAAAVQYYYATRSSRSTMMPNHTKDLGQYSDPPLLVLASLASGPKHGHAMIEDVARLCGTRLGPGTLYGAISRLEQEGWIEPLPPEERRQPYRITTQGRSVLRARLSAMKQLAQVGLSRLEVR; from the coding sequence ATGGATGTGCGTTTTTTTGCAAAATCAACTTGGCCCATCGCAGCGGCCGTGCAATACTACTACGCAACACGTAGTAGTCGGAGCACGATGATGCCTAACCACACAAAGGATCTTGGCCAATATTCCGATCCTCCTTTGCTCGTACTTGCGAGCCTAGCCAGTGGTCCAAAGCACGGTCATGCCATGATCGAGGACGTTGCGCGCCTCTGTGGAACGCGATTGGGACCAGGAACTCTATATGGAGCGATCAGCCGGCTGGAGCAGGAGGGCTGGATTGAACCCCTTCCACCGGAAGAGCGGCGCCAACCCTATCGCATTACGACCCAAGGTCGTAGCGTACTCCGTGCTCGCCTTTCTGCGATGAAACAGCTTGCGCAGGTGGGGTTGAGCAGGCTGGAGGTGAGATGA
- a CDS encoding VOC family protein, whose product MKRVTDIGGIFFKAKDAPALQAWYKRHLGIDVQTWGGAAFDWTDSDGKPTGGTTAWSVAPEESAQFAPSKASFMVNYRVEDLHALIEALKAEGCNVLDKIDDSEYGKFGWVIDPEGNKVELCQPPAGQ is encoded by the coding sequence ATGAAGCGAGTCACTGATATCGGCGGCATCTTTTTCAAGGCAAAGGATGCACCTGCGCTGCAGGCCTGGTACAAGCGTCATCTTGGCATCGATGTTCAGACGTGGGGCGGTGCAGCATTCGACTGGACCGACTCGGATGGCAAGCCTACGGGTGGAACGACCGCCTGGTCTGTTGCTCCGGAAGAAAGCGCCCAGTTTGCTCCAAGCAAAGCCTCATTCATGGTCAACTATCGCGTTGAAGACCTTCACGCTCTCATCGAGGCTCTCAAAGCGGAGGGCTGCAACGTCCTCGACAAGATCGACGACTCTGAGTACGGGAAGTTTGGTTGGGTCATCGATCCTGAAGGAAACAAGGTCGAGTTATGCCAACCACCCGCTGGTCAATGA
- a CDS encoding IS110 family RNA-guided transposase has translation MIETILERCAGIDVGKKFVVVCVMTGGARDEPHTQIKKFGTIVSELQRLAEWLVAEGCTHAVMESTGSYWKPVFNLLEAHVRVILANAVDVQNRRGHKTDPNDSRWLAHLLRHGMIRPSFIPPLAFRELRDLTRRRRQLIGENSRERNRVQKVLEDANIKLGDVLSDVFCVSGKLMLAALLDGRMTAEQIADLAKKKAREKIPQITASVADHRLSDHQRFLIRHALRHLEFLDEQVEALNTEIRRHLTDSALAEAFHLLQSIPGIKEESAASILAEIGADMEQFPTVAQLSSWAGLCPANHESAGVKKSVRTNRGNVWLKTTLTQSAWAATNRKGSRLQSRYHALRSRCGNKRAIVALGHTLLKTIHAVLSAKMPYREEPLITPNDRDVERAQHHIRCLKKLGYNTFAVE, from the coding sequence ATGATCGAAACGATTCTAGAGCGATGTGCCGGCATCGATGTCGGCAAGAAGTTCGTCGTGGTCTGCGTCATGACCGGTGGCGCAAGAGACGAACCCCACACGCAGATCAAGAAGTTCGGCACGATTGTGAGCGAGCTTCAACGGCTCGCCGAATGGCTGGTCGCCGAAGGTTGCACTCATGCCGTGATGGAGAGCACCGGCAGCTACTGGAAGCCGGTCTTCAACCTGCTTGAGGCGCACGTCCGTGTGATCCTGGCGAACGCTGTGGACGTGCAGAACAGGCGCGGACACAAGACCGATCCAAACGATAGCCGCTGGCTGGCTCATCTTCTTCGCCACGGCATGATCCGGCCAAGCTTCATCCCTCCGTTGGCGTTTCGTGAACTACGAGACCTCACGCGTCGTCGCAGGCAGCTCATCGGGGAGAACTCGAGGGAACGGAACCGGGTTCAGAAGGTGCTTGAAGATGCGAACATCAAGCTCGGTGACGTGTTGTCAGACGTCTTCTGTGTGTCGGGCAAGTTGATGCTCGCAGCGCTTCTCGACGGCCGGATGACCGCAGAGCAGATCGCTGATTTGGCCAAGAAGAAGGCCCGAGAAAAGATCCCACAAATTACGGCTTCCGTTGCCGATCATCGGTTGAGCGACCATCAGCGCTTTCTCATCCGGCATGCTCTTCGTCATCTCGAGTTCCTTGATGAACAGGTAGAAGCGCTCAACACCGAGATCCGACGGCACTTGACGGACTCGGCACTTGCCGAAGCGTTCCATCTGCTCCAGAGCATTCCGGGCATCAAGGAAGAATCCGCCGCCAGCATCCTGGCCGAGATAGGAGCGGACATGGAACAGTTCCCAACAGTAGCGCAACTCAGTTCATGGGCTGGCCTGTGCCCGGCGAACCACGAAAGTGCTGGCGTCAAGAAGAGCGTTCGTACGAACCGGGGAAACGTCTGGCTGAAAACAACGCTGACGCAAAGCGCATGGGCAGCCACCAACCGAAAGGGTTCACGGCTGCAGTCGCGTTACCACGCACTGAGATCGCGCTGCGGAAACAAACGCGCCATCGTGGCGCTCGGGCACACGCTGCTTAAGACAATCCACGCAGTTCTCTCAGCGAAGATGCCCTACCGAGAAGAACCTTTGATAACTCCGAACGACAGGGATGTCGAACGCGCCCAGCACCACATACGCTGCTTGAAGAAACTCGGATACAACACCTTTGCGGTCGAGTAG
- a CDS encoding RHS repeat domain-containing protein gives MITRRNFGKLGMGLAATSRFSPFLLVSSADAQGHSTTGEGADIRRVGVRSNGAYWGHGGEKIDLLSGNLSYSMSLLRAMSRSCSVPVSLTYNSQIWKQGLAGSKSYGSDSCVGYAWRLHISSVIPETNGTTASGFTFVDGSGAEYRMTQSGNVWRSLNGHYVTWDPAQSTLWLANGSSMTFGSVAGPHEDDAGTMYPTLIQDTNGNQIVVSYLAGIGQTGSNSSGRISQIQDARAGFAGDGQFSYIFMYSSGQLPRLHSIVNTVGSLENYSFSYVQQQVSSPFAEANSVSIQVTMLASVTDGTGLKHIFEYNLHGELTQGQKPQGGVLGWDYRTYSFHNGRAIREVSSRSLLDPHSPSNSHTHSFDRDPSDSGEEVHSSAIVSGPTVGARKIWSFSSASGSAHLGHALSVSSLSGAKVARQKSFAWSNTDTGIPYISNQTTVLDPGTAGQKTSSHQISRDAYGNLASHELLDYDKSASPARTIKHTHVTDQAYLARHILNLRNSTEVQGGGKAVNTRSLKYDTTPIIDRPGLTKHDSTTFNVGNALRGNITESYVGGVYRRVQYDITGTPSVIQDSTQGQISLVPAEDSNNTRLGIIIPNSNENLAMQMGYSGGKLTTVTRPNGNQTALSYDSLGRPATTADSNGRLVTFGYDNGPSTVTSSLNGRWRRAIYGGFGQVIKTEKGDESGTHSLVLNTYGPAANAPMGNLVQTSLPQAPGDEPQWMNTAYDDLGRKISQDSVKTGAPTTFSYSGNSVKIASPSGRWKKVFRNATGQIQKVVMPDASNTTTVETQYSYNALGKLISVTMPRAGATQTRSFSYDSGGRVTQKHHPESGLKNLVYNQDGTLASTMDAKGQSCVYTRDANKRITLVNRVTAKGDPLPNESYSYYYDSNSFDSAFSKNTQGRIAAVQWGNANTLPGLMTEMYSYTVSGQLAAKRLRVNRGGNNADLELHITYDGEGRVASVTYPFGDPTLSYTYDSMGRLSGVSTASDATVKDVAYDSSGNLTSMKLYAKNIGQYLIQGYQYNTRNRATRLIAAPADPTSGGGQLPTVDLAYTYRSNDGKVISETDNITGTSVSYGYDSQDRLAAAVSSDGAWGLGYTYDEFGNRTSQTLTQGRGYSQQVVYDPANNRIVDSKTDYDASGNLVQLPYMQMKYDANNRLTRLESPSGVEHFGYDYKNLRVWKVAPDGTESFDFYSGTINLATYILAKDKSGNLAFSVAKTDIYFGRRLAQSAGDVVVTDRLGSTRAWSAKKGAKTANYMPFGEKIKSQDDERSKFDGYEDDVNTDLKYAEQRYYSSTLGRFMSPDPYEGSANLSSPESWNRYAFVANDPINRVDPHGLIISGTSGPSGDPGNTGSGGKGGGGDSSPSHGSGGSGAIGTNDPELDDGTPATSGWTQSVHYDSNGSYEVTNDYTGVYGNTLEVINDYSADGTMNELQVYDNNGNQIFGGSDADFTSSLNQSLLSLQNAMAKDTSGQNLIIGIGTVGTSVDAVLSPAVAALIAMFTAADATPYAVTATAAQILINNCQAWITWATSAAKH, from the coding sequence ATGATTACTAGGCGCAACTTTGGGAAGCTGGGTATGGGACTGGCTGCCACAAGCAGATTTTCTCCTTTTCTATTAGTTTCGAGCGCTGATGCTCAAGGACACAGTACGACAGGCGAAGGCGCAGATATCCGCCGTGTAGGCGTACGAAGCAACGGTGCATATTGGGGGCATGGAGGTGAGAAAATCGATCTGCTCTCAGGCAATCTTTCTTACTCAATGTCGTTGCTGCGTGCAATGAGTCGATCTTGCAGTGTGCCTGTCTCATTGACCTACAACTCGCAGATATGGAAGCAAGGGCTAGCAGGCTCGAAGTCTTATGGGAGCGACTCCTGTGTGGGCTATGCGTGGCGTCTGCATATTTCATCCGTTATTCCTGAGACGAACGGCACTACCGCCAGTGGTTTTACATTCGTCGACGGTTCTGGCGCAGAGTACCGCATGACGCAAAGCGGAAATGTATGGCGGTCACTTAATGGTCACTATGTAACCTGGGATCCGGCACAGTCGACGCTTTGGCTCGCAAACGGCTCGTCAATGACGTTCGGATCGGTCGCAGGGCCACATGAGGACGACGCAGGAACAATGTATCCAACCTTAATTCAGGATACAAATGGTAATCAGATAGTGGTTAGCTACCTGGCTGGGATCGGTCAGACAGGTAGCAACTCAAGCGGAAGGATTTCGCAAATTCAAGATGCCCGTGCTGGCTTTGCTGGAGACGGCCAATTCAGCTACATCTTTATGTATAGTTCTGGCCAGTTGCCGCGGTTGCACTCGATTGTCAACACAGTCGGCAGTTTAGAGAACTATTCGTTTTCTTATGTGCAACAACAAGTATCGTCCCCTTTTGCGGAAGCTAACAGCGTCAGCATCCAGGTAACGATGCTCGCTTCTGTGACAGATGGAACCGGGCTAAAGCATATCTTTGAATACAATCTTCACGGAGAATTGACCCAAGGCCAAAAGCCGCAAGGGGGGGTTCTGGGGTGGGACTACCGGACCTACAGCTTCCACAACGGCCGTGCCATTCGAGAGGTGTCAAGTCGCTCACTGTTGGATCCTCATTCGCCTTCAAACTCACATACACATTCGTTTGATAGAGACCCTTCCGATAGTGGCGAAGAGGTTCACAGTTCTGCAATTGTGAGCGGACCGACTGTCGGCGCACGAAAAATATGGAGCTTTTCCAGTGCTTCTGGATCAGCCCATTTGGGGCATGCGTTGTCGGTTTCCTCATTGAGTGGAGCAAAGGTTGCGCGGCAGAAGTCATTTGCATGGAGCAACACGGATACAGGGATTCCATACATCTCGAATCAAACCACCGTACTTGATCCGGGCACTGCCGGCCAAAAAACATCGAGCCATCAGATTTCCCGTGATGCCTATGGAAATCTAGCGTCACACGAGCTGCTCGACTATGACAAAAGTGCGAGTCCTGCTCGGACTATCAAGCACACGCATGTGACCGATCAGGCTTATCTTGCTCGCCATATCCTTAATTTGCGGAACTCGACCGAGGTGCAAGGCGGTGGGAAGGCGGTGAATACTCGCAGCTTGAAGTATGACACTACTCCGATCATCGACCGTCCAGGCCTTACGAAACACGATTCGACAACATTCAATGTTGGAAACGCCTTGCGTGGCAACATAACCGAGAGCTATGTAGGAGGTGTCTATCGTCGCGTTCAATACGACATCACTGGTACTCCAAGTGTCATACAGGACAGCACTCAGGGTCAGATCTCCTTGGTTCCAGCAGAAGACAGCAATAACACTCGGCTAGGAATAATCATCCCGAACAGCAACGAAAATCTGGCCATGCAGATGGGCTACTCCGGCGGAAAGCTGACGACGGTGACCCGTCCGAATGGAAACCAAACGGCTCTATCCTATGACAGTCTAGGCAGACCCGCTACTACAGCCGACTCGAACGGACGGCTTGTCACCTTCGGGTACGATAATGGCCCATCTACGGTCACCAGTTCACTCAATGGCAGGTGGCGGAGAGCAATCTACGGCGGCTTCGGCCAAGTGATCAAAACCGAGAAGGGCGATGAGTCAGGTACCCATAGTTTAGTGCTAAACACCTATGGGCCGGCAGCGAACGCCCCTATGGGTAATCTCGTGCAGACATCACTGCCGCAAGCACCGGGAGACGAACCACAGTGGATGAATACCGCTTACGACGATCTCGGTAGAAAGATATCTCAGGATTCAGTAAAGACGGGCGCCCCCACCACGTTTTCCTACTCTGGAAACTCGGTGAAAATCGCCAGTCCTTCAGGTCGATGGAAGAAGGTCTTTAGAAATGCAACTGGCCAGATCCAAAAAGTTGTGATGCCGGATGCAAGCAACACCACAACTGTAGAGACCCAGTACTCGTACAACGCTCTAGGAAAGCTGATCTCGGTTACGATGCCAAGAGCCGGTGCCACACAGACTCGAAGTTTTTCCTATGACTCCGGTGGCCGAGTGACCCAGAAGCATCATCCCGAGAGCGGTCTTAAAAACCTAGTCTACAATCAAGATGGTACTTTAGCGTCGACAATGGATGCTAAAGGTCAGAGTTGTGTGTATACCAGGGATGCCAATAAACGGATCACCCTGGTTAATCGAGTTACTGCCAAGGGCGATCCACTTCCGAATGAATCCTATTCCTATTATTACGATAGCAATTCGTTCGATTCAGCCTTTTCCAAAAATACTCAAGGACGTATTGCGGCGGTGCAATGGGGAAATGCTAACACCTTGCCTGGTCTTATGACTGAGATGTACAGCTATACCGTCTCCGGTCAACTAGCTGCAAAGCGTCTCAGGGTGAATCGCGGTGGCAACAATGCCGATCTTGAGTTGCACATAACTTACGACGGGGAAGGCCGGGTTGCATCGGTAACGTACCCCTTCGGAGATCCAACTCTGTCCTATACCTACGATTCCATGGGGCGTCTAAGTGGCGTTTCGACTGCCTCCGATGCAACCGTCAAGGATGTCGCGTACGACAGCTCAGGGAATCTGACCTCGATGAAACTCTATGCCAAAAACATAGGCCAATACCTCATTCAGGGATATCAGTACAACACTCGTAACCGGGCTACACGTTTGATCGCTGCACCGGCAGACCCAACATCCGGAGGCGGGCAGCTTCCTACTGTCGATCTCGCCTATACCTACCGTTCCAATGACGGCAAAGTGATCTCCGAAACAGATAACATTACAGGGACATCAGTATCCTACGGCTACGACAGCCAAGACAGGCTTGCTGCAGCCGTAAGTAGCGATGGAGCGTGGGGCTTAGGCTACACGTATGATGAATTCGGCAATCGAACCAGTCAGACCTTGACCCAGGGTCGGGGCTATTCTCAACAGGTTGTGTACGACCCTGCGAACAACCGGATCGTAGATTCTAAGACTGACTACGACGCGAGCGGCAACCTCGTTCAACTTCCGTATATGCAGATGAAGTACGACGCAAATAACCGGCTTACTCGGCTTGAGAGTCCGAGCGGGGTAGAGCATTTTGGCTACGACTACAAGAATCTGCGTGTTTGGAAGGTGGCACCGGATGGCACGGAGAGCTTCGATTTTTATAGTGGGACCATAAATCTCGCGACCTATATCTTGGCAAAGGATAAGTCAGGAAATCTCGCTTTCAGTGTTGCCAAAACCGACATCTACTTCGGCAGACGACTCGCCCAGTCGGCAGGGGATGTGGTTGTCACCGATCGACTTGGATCAACTCGTGCTTGGAGCGCAAAGAAAGGTGCGAAGACGGCCAACTACATGCCTTTCGGCGAGAAAATTAAGAGTCAGGACGACGAACGAAGCAAATTCGATGGGTATGAAGATGATGTCAACACGGACCTGAAGTACGCCGAGCAACGCTACTATTCAAGTACCCTCGGCCGGTTCATGTCGCCTGACCCCTATGAAGGAAGCGCAAATCTTTCCAGCCCGGAAAGTTGGAACCGGTACGCATTCGTGGCCAACGATCCCATCAATCGTGTTGACCCCCATGGACTCATCATATCCGGGACTTCAGGCCCATCCGGCGATCCTGGCAACACCGGCAGCGGCGGCAAAGGAGGCGGAGGCGACAGCAGCCCCAGTCATGGTAGCGGTGGCAGTGGCGCAATCGGTACAAATGATCCCGAGCTAGATGATGGTACACCAGCCACATCGGGCTGGACTCAATCTGTCCATTACGATTCCAATGGATCTTACGAAGTTACAAATGACTATACGGGTGTTTATGGCAACACTCTAGAAGTCATAAATGACTATAGCGCCGATGGCACGATGAATGAACTCCAAGTCTACGATAACAACGGGAATCAGATATTTGGAGGAAGCGACGCCGATTTCACTTCAAGCCTGAATCAAAGCTTGCTCTCTCTTCAGAACGCCATGGCTAAAGATACCTCTGGACAAAATCTCATAATTGGGATTGGAACAGTTGGCACATCTGTCGACGCGGTTCTTTCGCCTGCTGTTGCAGCCTTAATTGCGATGTTCACTGCTGCGGACGCAACTCCCTATGCTGTTACCGCGACTGCGGCACAGATTTTAATAAATAACTGCCAGGCGTGGATTACGTGGGCGACAAGCGCCGCGAAGCATTAG